From the genome of Brassica oleracea var. oleracea cultivar TO1000 chromosome C4, BOL, whole genome shotgun sequence:
ACCAAATAAAACGCAAGTCATTAAGGTTCGTCAAGATAATTACGAAGGGTAACCCAAAGTTAATTTGGGAATCAAACCTGAGGATTGATTTTGTCTAACTGGACAACAATGTCACCCAAGAACTTGTAACCTGATCCATCTTTTGCATGGAAATTCACTGGAGATCCGCAGAACCCTCCAATAAGCGAGTACACCTGAATGATCGTAAGCATAGAGCTGAGAAAGAAAGTTGTAAAACTGAAAGAGAGTTTTGAGAATTCGCTTGCCTTGTTTGGATTGCGCAGATCAAAAGCTGGGTGATCCAAAAGCTTCTTGACATTCTCCACATTCCCGGGAATGTCGGATGATGCTTGAAGGAGGAACCACTTATTAACAACCTGAGATCAGCAGCCAGATAAATCTCTCAGTATAGCATATTTTAAACATGGAGGCAGAGGGAAATAACGTGTGGCATTAAGATCCATACCAAGTAATCGCCCTGCCACTTGTTATAGAAGTCAGCAAGGACCTCGTCACGGGTTTTACCGGGCTTTTGTGCCAGAGCTGCCAATGCAGCAATTTGGTCTGTCAAATTGGTCACCGACTTATATTCACCCAATGCAAGTTCCACATATGCTGGATCCTCGAGGGATGCAAGATAAGCTGGAATTATTTAAACAATGCAAAACAAAATGAAGTTAGTGACTTGAGCAAAAAGAAAATCGTTTCTTTAAAGAATGACTCAGCAAATGCAAACCTAGAGCTGTGTTCTTCAAAGCACGCCTCGCCATGTTTGGGTGGTCAAAGACATAAGCTTCTGAGCTCCTATTGTTCTCAACCTGCACAAAAAAAAACAACGATTGAAAAGTTTCTATCAGTAAGCAGCAGATTCAAAAAGACAGGACTTCAATGTGTACGATTCTCTATGTAGAGAGGAGAAGACGTACAATCTTTAGAAGCTCAGCTTTAAGTTCAGATGCAAGCTGCTTTCTAACAAACTTTCTAACAGCATGGACAGCATCAGGATCAGCCACAGCCATCATATCCATAATCTCTCCCTCCCCAGGCAATGTTATTGCCTTGGCGATAAATTCCTATACAATACCATAGATTAAGAAAAAAGAACACAAACTCGTAACATGCTTCTTTGTTTGATTATGAGGTAGATAAGAGAATGTAGAGCCTTTCGTTCAAAAAAAAAAGAAGGGAGAATGTAGAGCCATACCTTGTCCAAGCTTGTGTCAGAAAGCACGCTACCGAGACCTTGAATGAATTTTGGGTTTAGAACCAATGGTTTGTTTTGTTGGAAATCAGAAACTAAGTTCAGCATGAGCTTCCTTGCAAGAACTTGACCTGCCTCCCACCTTAAAATACAGAGGACAAAAATGAATGATCGAAATGCGCCAAGAGCACAAAGAATTAGTATGTTGTGGGGAGGCACATACCGGTTGAATTCATCTGAATCATGGGCTAGGAGGAAGAAGAGATCATCATCAGAGAGATCAGTCTCAACACGAACTGGGGCACTGAATCCTCTAAATAGAGACGGAACAGGTTTTTCGGATATATCAGAGAACACGAACTCTTCTTCTTTCTGTACGTTGGCAAAACAAAAGGTAAGTAAACAAATTTTGAAAACACTGGATGTGGTAGACTTCATACATTAAAAAATGTCACATAACGTATTGGTTTAAAGAAGGAACTCTTGACTGACCTTAGTCACTCGAAGTATAGTGCTGCTGCTTGAAATGGTCTGAAGTGTACCATCATGACAAACAGAGGAGAGTGTAATGTCTTTTCCACTTGAGTCCAGAAGACCAACAACCACTGGAATAAATGTTGGTTCTTTTGTTGGCTGGCCTGGAGTTGGGGGTATCTCCTGACTGGAAAAGTTTGACAACAAATTCAATTTCAAAGGCAGGGCATTAGGTTTGGTATAAGGTCATTTGGCAAAATAGATTAGACATGATAAGAACAGAACCTGAATTTCAAAGAGAAGGTACGGGCTTCAGCATTGTAAGAGGATGCCACTTTGACGACTGGCGTTCCAGCTTGAGAGTACCTAATATATTACCATTGTACATCCTTACTAATATGAAAACAAAACCTTCACAAGACATTACACAATAGAAATATGACTTACCATTGCAAGAAATTAGCAAAATCTGCATTGTTTGCATCACGCATTGCAGCAAAGAAGTCTTCACAGGTCACAGCTTGCTCATCATGTCTTTCAAAATAGAGATCAATGCCCTGTTAGAAATATTCACACACGGAGGTGAGCGGAAGGAACACGAAATAAGGACACACAAATTAAAAAAAGAGTATTGGAACACAACCTTTCGGAAACCCTCACTTCCTAGTAGAGTTTTGTACATCCTCACAACCTCAGCACCCTAAGAAAAGATTATACAGTCAATTAAGGTTCTGTTGCTTACTGGATATAACAGCAACATTCTTATCAAAGATCCAAACCTTTTCATAAACCTGAAAGACAACAAAAAAACAAATCATAGGGTTAGAATCAATATATAAGGGATTGATAGGAAATGAAACTACATATGGAAAAGAAAATCTTAGATTCCCTACCGTCACTGGTAAAGCAGGGTGATGGCCAGACACGTATCAAAGTTTGGAACAGTTACAAAAACACAAGCACGTTAGATTGGAACACAATACTGAGAGTAACAAAATGAAATCGTATAAAAGAATCCCAGACTTCCTAGCGAACAGAAACTTGCCTGTGTAAAAGTTGTCCATCTGCCAGAGAAAGATAAAGAACCATGTTTATCAACTACAAACGTAACAAGTACATCATAATTTTCGAGGCAAGATAAGTAACAAGAGTCTCTAACCTTGATGTATGAATGTGGGCGAACAGGATGTGCCATCGGACCAGCATCCTGGAAAATTAAACAACAGAGGATTTGGCTTGGAAAAATAATGGAACAAGCCCATGTAGTGGCCTAAAGGAGTACAAGACTACGTACCTGCGGGAATTGATAGATCCTGAGCTTTGAAACATCAGCAATGCGCTTTACAGTACGGCTTCCCATGTCAGATGAAAACTCCTGTAGAGATTTTGAGAAGAATAATCATTAGCTAGAGAGAAATTTACAACACACATCTTCAATATAATGAAGGATAATATACGTACCTGGTCACGGAAGACAGTAAGACCTTCCTTTAGACTGAGTTGGAACCAGTCACGGCATGTCACCCTATCATCACAAATAGAGTTTTAGTCATAAAGCAGACCGCATAATAACAAGCAAGAATCAATCACTTGTAATACAGAGAGGATAGATGAGGCTGACCTGTTGCCTGTCCAATTGTGGAAGTACTGCACAGAAAGCAATGAAAGACAAGTTTATTAAAAACTAATCATACACAAGATACGATTTCAGTAAACGACATAATGTACAATTACATACTTCATGACCAATAACTCCCAAAATTGCAGCATAATCTGCATCTGTTGCAGTTTCCGGAGATGCCAGGACAAGCTTGGAATTAAAAATCTGCATGGTAGAGAGGCTCATGGATTTCCATCAAGATAGAATATCAACACAAGTACGTTATTATTATAAAGCAAAGTAGAATTACATTTAAACTTTTGTTTTCCATGGCTCCCCTGAAAATCGACCAGAAATCAATTAGATTGATTATTCTCGCCAATAAGAAAAGTAAAAGACAGAGAAGCATGAGCTCTTTAATTCCGATAAAATCCACTATTTGTTCATACATGTTAAAATCTGGAACAGCGACAATGTTAAAGAGATCCAAGTCATACTCAAGGCCAAACACCTAAAGGAAAAGGTTAACACGCAGAAGAAAAATCAGATTCAATGCCCTAACAAATACATGCAATATTTATAAAAAAAAACATTTCAAAGTACTTACATCCTCATCCCACTTCATGGCCGCCTTCAGAGAATACATGGCATGAGCAGTCTTTGGTAGATCTTCTGCAGGAGTCCAGATTTTCAGAGATACCTCCCTACCGGAGCGCGTGGTGAATGTATCATCTCTGCTCGCTAGCTGTCCAGCCACCAGAGCAAATAGATAGCATGGCTTCTTGAATGGATCCTCCCATAAGGCAAAGTGCCGACCTCCCTAAATTTCAGCGAAGAGACATGTGTTCAGTCAAGACAAAGATGAGAGGACATTTATTCCCAAAAAAGCCTCACTACTTTGCTAACCTCTATGTCTCCTTGAGAAATGAGGTTTCCATTGGACAACAGTACAGGATAAAGTGACTTGTCAGCTTCAACACGACAGGTGTACTTCGCCATAATATCAGGACGGTCCTAATCATTGCATATTAAAAAACACTATGTAAGAACATCAAGTATACTTTCTCAACAAGGGTTATCTTCTATAGAAGTGGCAACCAACCTGGTAAAAGGTGATTTTCCGGAAACCCTCTGCTTCACATTGTGTGCAAAAGTTCCCAGACGACTTGTAGAGCCCCTAACAGAATAAACTTAAAAGGTTAAAATTGTTCTGGTAACAGAAAGAAAAAAAATGTAAAAGAAGTTTACATCAAGGGAAGTATTCTTGTGAGGGTATATCTCAGTATCAATTTCCAGAACAAAGGACTCCTCGGCCGGCGGTGAAGGCAGAGTGAGATGACGAGAATCCAACTGGTAATCCCCTTCCTAGTCAAAGTGAAAGAGAGACCAAGTTAACAAACAGATATATTAGAAGCTATGGAGTTGATTTTACTATATTTATTTAGAATAACGAAGTGAGCCTACAAAAATCAGTCACACGTTTAAGCTTTAAAATGGATACCTTTAGAAGCTGCCCTTCCACCTTGACAGAAAGTAGCTTCAAGTCATGCCCATCCAAGACCAAGGGAGCAGAAGATCCTGGGCAACAGAATACTTGTTCAGAATGTGATGTGAAAAAAAGAAAAAAAAAACAAGGCAAAAATTCACCATGAGTATATACATAACGCGAATCACTAGACTGTTGTACCTTTAACTCGAGGGGTAACCTTGATTGTGGAGCTGACAATTGTTTTCTCTTCACCAAGAGAGAAGCTTAGGTCCACCTAAACAAACAAACAAACTTCAGACCAGAACAATAGTGAATCTACATATACGCTCAATTTGAAGTTTAAAGAAGGGTGGCATACAGTTTCAAAATAGTAGTCAGGCTTGGTGTAGTCCTTGAGAAATATTTCCTTAGGTGCATCCATACTGGAATCTTCAAGTTTATCCGGAACTGTTTCGGTGGCAACAGAACAAATCAGCCTCCTGCTGCTTTGCTGACATATAATAAACAGAGAAAGTATTTAGATTTTGCTACAAAAATCCAGCAATTTGGGTTATAATTATCATAAGGGAAGGATAGAGAGAGGGAGAGAGAGAGTTACATCAACAGAGTGTGATAGAAACCGATTCTTGCTCAAACACGTAACCTGATACAAGGAATCAAGAGATGAAGATCATTCTCGATTTGAATTATGTTGCAGTTGAAGTAATAAAAGAAAGAAAGAAAGAAACACAAAACCTGGGAAGTAATGAGAAAGGGTGTGTATTGAGTAAGTCTCTTTGCTGAGTTACGTAACGAAAGAGAACCGCTTCTAACTGGAGCCTACAAGAGAAAAATTGAAGATAGTTAAAATACTATACGATTTAAAAGCAAACTTCCAACATATGCATAATATACGAGTGACGAAACCACAATCTTTTGTGTACATAAAAAAAAAACCCAATCATTTCCATTTAGCTTGTTCACAGTCGATCCAAAAACAAGTATATACAAGATTTTGTCTAATTTGAATACAAAATCAAACGAATAATAACAGTCAAAACAAAAGAGAGTAATCACAGGAGGAGCACGAGGGAGCAAACCCAGAAGGTTGAACCTAGAGGCCAGAGACGACGAACTTCGACAAGGAATTATCAACCGAGCCATTAAAATTAAAACAAAAACAAAAACACTCTCTAAAATGAATCTAAGCAGAACATAACAGCGGCGAACTATAAAAACCCTAGAAAACTCTCAATACAGAGAATCAAACACTTCCCAATAGATCAGATTTGGAGAGCGTTAGATGATAACTTAGGGCTATGGCCTTTATAAGCACCTTGTCTACTTAATTTATGGCCAAGGAAATTCCATATTAATTTATTTTAACCCCAAAAAATACAAAAATGGGGGAAGCAAAAAAAAAAGAAAAAAAAAGAAAAGAGAACTGATCTTGCGATTTAGACTGGTGATAACAAAATCGATGGGAGGGAAGAAGACTAGATCATTACCGAGATCCGACGATGAGATGAAAAGAGAGAACAACTCAAACAATCAGAATAAGAAGAAAAAGCTTGTAGTGCTGATCCGTATATATAACAAATAAGAAGATATTTATTCGGAAAAAAATTAAGAATTAAAATGAATACTAGAGTTTATTTTAGAGCAAATCTCCAAAATAGCCCATTTCTAAGTTTATATCACAAAAATAGCACTCAAAAACTAAAATGACCAAAATAGCACTTTTCTAAGTTTATACTTTGAAAATTTTAATTTTTTTTATTTTTCAAAATTTGAAATCTTATCTCCAAAACCTTATTTCTAAACTCTAAACCCTAAACCATAAACTCTAAACCCTAAACCCTAAACTCTAAACCCTAAACCCTAAATCCTAAATCATAAACCCTACCCTTTAATTCTAAATCCTAAGTTTGTGACTTTTGATAAAACATTAAGTGCTATTTTTGTGACTTTTGACCTTGAATGCTAGTTTGGAAACATAAACTTGATTGAGTGCTATTTTTGTTTTTTTCTATTTATTTTATTTTATTTTATTCATTTAAACATTATACTTTGTATTATCCAGTTTATTTAGCACGTCGATGCTACTTGGGATACCTTTGAAAAATAAGAGGATAAGACTCTCTTTTTTCTTTGAGTCAACATAGTAAAAAACTCAACTGAAGGTATTTTTACTATTTTAATAAGAAAACGATTTCTGGTAAAAACGAAATTTTTTTTTAGTAAAAGAAAAGAAAAAAAAAAGTTACAGCTTGTTATAACCAAGGTCTCGTGGAAGTACATATTCAAAGGTTCATCATGTCTTTATAATTCTTAACCCATATTGTATTAAGGTTTCATACTTACGTAATTTCCTATATGAAAAGTTTTTTATTGTTTAATATAAATATAGATTTTCCCCTTATTTTCATAACACGTTATCAGCACGATAGTCTCTACCCCTAAGCCCCCACGAAATATTATTCTATTCTGCCGAAAATCATCAAACCCTAAACGCAAAGGAATCTGCATCGGAACTCCAAAAAGCCTGTTCTCTCAAACCGTGAGGACCCAAAACACGATCAAGATATCAAATCGAAGCCCTCACAGAGACGAATCCGTCAGTGCAAACCGCTTGTCGATCTGACCACCGACGTGCCCTCACGCACAGATACAGTGCGCGGCGATTTGATTTGGAAACCAAATCCAATTCCAACAAGGATTTTATAGCCGAACTCAACTCCTGTGCAAGATAAGTTTATCATACCTTAGTTGATTCATGTTATCTTGTTGGCGTTCATGTTATCTAATGCTCCTCGTGTTGTTTCATGAGCCGAAGGAACTAAAATCTAATATCAACAAG
Proteins encoded in this window:
- the LOC106342150 gene encoding puromycin-sensitive aminopeptidase isoform X1 — encoded protein: MARLIIPCRSSSSLASRFNLLGLLPRAPPAPVRSGSLSLRNSAKRLTQYTPFLITSQVTCLSKNRFLSHSVDQSSRRLICSVATETVPDKLEDSSMDAPKEIFLKDYTKPDYYFETVDLSFSLGEEKTIVSSTIKVTPRVKGSSAPLVLDGHDLKLLSVKVEGQLLKEGDYQLDSRHLTLPSPPAEESFVLEIDTEIYPHKNTSLDGLYKSSGNFCTQCEAEGFRKITFYQDRPDIMAKYTCRVEADKSLYPVLLSNGNLISQGDIEGGRHFALWEDPFKKPCYLFALVAGQLASRDDTFTTRSGREVSLKIWTPAEDLPKTAHAMYSLKAAMKWDEDVFGLEYDLDLFNIVAVPDFNMGAMENKSLNIFNSKLVLASPETATDADYAAILGVIGHEYFHNWTGNRVTCRDWFQLSLKEGLTVFRDQEFSSDMGSRTVKRIADVSKLRIYQFPQDAGPMAHPVRPHSYIKMDNFYTVTVYEKGAEVVRMYKTLLGSEGFRKGIDLYFERHDEQAVTCEDFFAAMRDANNADFANFLQWYSQAGTPVVKVASSYNAEARTFSLKFSQEIPPTPGQPTKEPTFIPVVVGLLDSSGKDITLSSVCHDGTLQTISSSSTILRVTKKEEEFVFSDISEKPVPSLFRGFSAPVRVETDLSDDDLFFLLAHDSDEFNRWEAGQVLARKLMLNLVSDFQQNKPLVLNPKFIQGLGSVLSDTSLDKEFIAKAITLPGEGEIMDMMAVADPDAVHAVRKFVRKQLASELKAELLKIVENNRSSEAYVFDHPNMARRALKNTALAYLASLEDPAYVELALGEYKSVTNLTDQIAALAALAQKPGKTRDEVLADFYNKWQGDYLVVNKWFLLQASSDIPGNVENVKKLLDHPAFDLRNPNKVYSLIGGFCGSPVNFHAKDGSGYKFLGDIVVQLDKINPQVASRMVSAFSRWKRYDETRQALAKAQLEMIMSANGLSENVFEIASKSLAA
- the LOC106342150 gene encoding puromycin-sensitive aminopeptidase isoform X2, giving the protein MDAPKEIFLKDYTKPDYYFETVDLSFSLGEEKTIVSSTIKVTPRVKGSSAPLVLDGHDLKLLSVKVEGQLLKEGDYQLDSRHLTLPSPPAEESFVLEIDTEIYPHKNTSLDGLYKSSGNFCTQCEAEGFRKITFYQDRPDIMAKYTCRVEADKSLYPVLLSNGNLISQGDIEGGRHFALWEDPFKKPCYLFALVAGQLASRDDTFTTRSGREVSLKIWTPAEDLPKTAHAMYSLKAAMKWDEDVFGLEYDLDLFNIVAVPDFNMGAMENKSLNIFNSKLVLASPETATDADYAAILGVIGHEYFHNWTGNRVTCRDWFQLSLKEGLTVFRDQEFSSDMGSRTVKRIADVSKLRIYQFPQDAGPMAHPVRPHSYIKMDNFYTVTVYEKGAEVVRMYKTLLGSEGFRKGIDLYFERHDEQAVTCEDFFAAMRDANNADFANFLQWYSQAGTPVVKVASSYNAEARTFSLKFSQEIPPTPGQPTKEPTFIPVVVGLLDSSGKDITLSSVCHDGTLQTISSSSTILRVTKKEEEFVFSDISEKPVPSLFRGFSAPVRVETDLSDDDLFFLLAHDSDEFNRWEAGQVLARKLMLNLVSDFQQNKPLVLNPKFIQGLGSVLSDTSLDKEFIAKAITLPGEGEIMDMMAVADPDAVHAVRKFVRKQLASELKAELLKIVENNRSSEAYVFDHPNMARRALKNTALAYLASLEDPAYVELALGEYKSVTNLTDQIAALAALAQKPGKTRDEVLADFYNKWQGDYLVVNKWFLLQASSDIPGNVENVKKLLDHPAFDLRNPNKVYSLIGGFCGSPVNFHAKDGSGYKFLGDIVVQLDKINPQVASRMVSAFSRWKRYDETRQALAKAQLEMIMSANGLSENVFEIASKSLAA